The following proteins are encoded in a genomic region of Arachis ipaensis cultivar K30076 chromosome B02, Araip1.1, whole genome shotgun sequence:
- the LOC107626855 gene encoding uncharacterized protein LOC107626855 produces the protein MRDFGNWIQDMNLVDLPLQDRKFTWRRGSQANRLDRICVDPQWLQKFPESRIDVLKYSMSNHVPLCLMADRLQWGLKPFCSLDIWFSSPKFLPMLGEEWRALGELPMHEKLKLIKKNISKWNKKVFGNIDDKIRRLESEIAKVEVLLEGNIKAEINLSRKKVLVGLLDIWYKQKGEYWKQMSREKYIKEVDKNTRYFHTMATIRSRKKQIREIKIGNRHFKDPRRIKNEVRKFFKNLYHQDRMPVIRVQEGLVARLSEEQAMQLELIPSYIKVKEAVWSCSSTKAPGPDGFNMFFAKNSWEIIGMEFTESILDFFRMEFLHRNLNMT, from the coding sequence ATGAGGGATTTTGGCAACTGGATTCAAGATATGAACCTAGTTGACCTTCCTCTCCAAGACAGAAAATTTACTTGGAGGAGGGGAAGCCAGGCCAATAGGCTTGATAGGATTTGTGTGGATCCTCAATGGCTACAAAAGTTTCCAGAATCAAGAATTGATGTGTTAAAATATTCTATGTCAAACCATGTACCTTTATGCTTGATGGCAGATAGATTGCAATGGGGTCTAAAACCTTTTTGCTCTCTTGACATTTGGTTCTCTAGTCCAAAATTTTTACCAATGTTGGGAGAGGAATGGAGGGCCTTAGGAGAGTTACCGATGCATGAGAAATTAAAGCTAATAAAGAAGAACATTTCAAAATGGAACAAAAAGGTATTTGGCAACATTGATGATAAAATTAGGAGGTTAGAAAGTGAAATTGCCAAAGTGGAAGTCCTCTTAGAAGGAAACATTAAGGCAGAAATAAATTTGAGTAGAAAGAAGGTGTTGGTAGGCCTGCTGGATATATGGTATAAACAGAAAGGAGAGTATTGGAAGCAAATGTCAAGGGAGAAATACATCAAGGAGGTAGACAAAAATACAAGATATTTTCATACCATGGCAACAATCAGAAGCAGAAAGAAGCAAATAAGGGAAATCAAAATCGGCAACAGACATTTCAAAGATCCGAGAAGGATTAAGAATGAAGTAagaaaattcttcaaaaatctcTATCACCAGGATAGGATGCCGGTTATAAGGGTACAAGAGGGATTGGTTGCAAGATTATCTGAGGAGCAAGCAATGCAACTTGAGTTGATACCATCCTATATTAAAGTAAAAGAAGCTGTTTGGTCGTGTAGTTCTACCAAAGCACCCGGCCCTGACGGATTCAACATGTTCTTTGCGAAAAATTCTTGGGAGATCATTGGGATGGAGTTCACGGAATCAATTTTGGACTTCTTCAGAATGGAATTTCTACATAGGAACTTAAACATGACATAG
- the LOC107624942 gene encoding phosphopantothenate--cysteine ligase 2 — MDAPNGSQDTEQTLDSQVKAFFDSAPPLQNRNDIIQKLNHFIQLNSLSSENGIGKRIVCVTSGGTTAPLEQRCVRYVDNFSSGHRGATSTEYFLKAGYAVIFLYRRGSFQPFCRSLPDDPLLECFEATEGLNIQVCEAYSKAVKTAIVDHHAAVDSGLLLKLPFSTIFEYLQMLQIISKPMKDIGPRAMFYLAAAVSDFYVPWKDMVEHKIQSGSHILDVKLVPVPKMLSVLRKDWAPLAFCISFKLETDSNILLNKARGALEKYNMHAVVANELSTRKEQVVVVTIDDKITVQRDKSKADDDVENPLIKLLSQRHSAYIEDSKRMR, encoded by the exons ATGGATGCACCAAATGGATCCCAAGATACTGAGCAAACCCTTGATTCACAAGTCAAAGCGTTCTTTGATTCTGCTCCACCTCTCCAGAATAGGAATGACATCATTCAGAAATTGAATCACTTCATTCAGCTGAATTCTTTATCTTCAG AAAATGGGATAGGTAAGAGAATTGTTTGTGTGACTTCTGGTGGCACCACTGCTCCATTGGAGCAGCGGTGCGTTCGCTATGTTGACAACTTTAGTTCAGGTCATAGGGGAGCCACATCCACTGA GTATTTTCTGAAGGCGGGATATGCTGTGATCTTCTTGTACCGGAG AGGAAGTTTTCAGCCATTCTGTAGATCCCTTCCTGATGATCCCTTACTTGAATGCTTTGAGGCCACCGAAGGATTAAACATTCAAG TCTGTGAGGCTTATTCTAAAGCAGTGAAGACCGCTATCGTGGATCATCATGCT GCAGTGGATAGTGGTCTCCTGTTaaagcttcctttcagcactatATTTGAGTATCTTCAG aTGCTGCAAATAATTTCAAAGCCAATGAAGGATATTGGCCCACGTGCAATGTTCTATCTTGCTGCTGCGGTATCTGACTTTTATGTTCCTTGGAAGGACATG GTAGAACATAAAATTCAATCTGGATCTCACATCTTGGATGTGAAACTTGTTCCTGTGCCAAAGATGCTATCAGTGCTTAGGAAAGATTGGGCACCCCTTGCTTTTTGCATATCTTTCAAG TTAGAGACAGATTCAAACATTCTTCTAAATAAGGCGCGGGGTGCTCTCGAGAAGTACAATATGCATGCTGTTGTTGCGAACGAGCTCTCCACGCGCAAGGAGCAAGTGGTGGTTGTCACCATTGACGACAAGATTACGGTTCAACGAGATAAGAGTAAGGCTGATGATGATGTAGAGAATCCCCTCATTAAGCTTCTTTCTCAGAGACATTCAGCTTACATTGAGGATTCGAAGAGAATGAGGTGA